The sequence GAACGACCAAGCTTATTCCCACCTACATCGCCACCAACGCCATAGTCAACGCCTGCTCGTTCATCTTTTCCTTGGCGCCGCTTATCCGCATGGTCCACAACGTCGAAGTGCAGACCGATCAGGCCGTGGCAGAGATATCGGACAACCTGCTCGAGATGCTCTTGCACGGCCTCTCTCAGAGGTGATGAGCCACCGCCTCTTCTGAGCCGGAGTCTGATCGTCGATCTCGCCTCCCCGCCGCGAGCCGGGGATTGCTTGGCTCGGTCCATTTGCTGGCGTACACACCGCGCGGGCGATCACGCTCGGGAAACCCCTAAGCCGTTCCGTCCTCGGTTTGCCTCAAACTGTTCATATAAGTAGTCGTTCTATTAGATAAAACAGGACCGGCTTCAACAGTTCTTCCAGGAGCCCTGATGAGACTGACCCGCCGTGAACAAGCCTGCGTTCGGAACCTGGCTCAAAGATGTGGGCGCCACACCATCCGGCGGGACGCCCGAGGCCTTCGGAGTGACTGTCCGACAGGACTCCGACTACTGTCGCGAGCTGATCAAGGCCGCCGAGCTGCAACTGGACTGAACATACGGCGCACCTTGGCAACACAACCAGAGCGAGCGCTGCGGGCATGAACGATGAGAATTTGATGTCCGCGCAGCGCCGACTGCGCCTGAGCCTGCTGGACACTCCTGGTGCCATCCACTGGCGGCCGGCACGCGACCTCGCTGCGCATCTGCTGCTGCACCTCGACGCGCCCAACGACTGCTTGAGTATCGCTGCGGACTGGTTGCGCGAGGCATTCGACGCCGACCGGGTGGACTGTGGTTTCGGCCACCCCGACGATGCGTGGTTCCGACCGCAGGCTGAGGCCTTGCGGCGTGACCGCGACGTTCCTTCGGTAGTCGGCATCGAAATGAACGTCGCCGACTGGGGCCTGCAGGCCCTGTGGTATGCCCGTGGCGTGACGGTGCTGCGCGACTTCGAGTTGGAACGGCTGCTCAGCCAGCGCAACCGCGCCGAATTGCTACGCATGGGTACGCGGGTGAAGATGGCGGCACCGATCATGGACCACACGGGCCCGTTGGCTCTGATGTGCGTAGACTGGCTGGACCTTTGCGAACCGGCCCGCGACGAGCGCCGCGCTCGCTTCGAGGAAGTGGCGACGGTCGTGCTCGGGCCAGTGATGAGCACATCGCTGCGCATCGAAGGCACTACACGGCGGGGAACGCGCCCGACGCAGGACGAGGAGGTTCCTATGCTGCTCGAAACACTAACCCCGGCCGAGCGCACTGTGGCGCGGCTCGCGGTCAATGGGCTGAGCTACAAGGAAATCGCGCGTCAGCTCGATCGCTCGTTCTCTACCGTCGATCACCAGTTGCGCAGCGCGCGTAGCAAGCTGGGCGTGAGTTCGACGGCGCGGCTGGTGAACCTCGTGTCGGGACAGCGCCGGCATTAACTGGCGATCCGGGGCCGCAGGCGATCCGTGCGGCCCTATGGCGAACCTGATTTGGCTAAGCCCTGGCTTAGACCATGCCTCGTCGCGAATGTTCGCGATGCCGGATGCGCGGAAGGCTCGCACACTGCCGTTCCATGAACCTTCAAACCTACCCCAACATCGTCGATAACCGCCCGGTCACCTCCGAGCGCAGCTTCGAATCCAAGAACCCCGCGACCGGCGAGGCCATCGGCCTCGTTCCGCACTCAACCAAGGAGCAGGTCGCGCAGGCGGTGAGCGCGGCGCGCAAAGCGCAGCCCGCCTGGGCCGCGCGGCCGGAGGCCGAACGCGGTGCGCTGGTGATGAAGGTGGCCGATGTGCTGCGCGACAACGCCGAGCTATTGGCCGGCTGGGTGACGCGCGAGCAAGGCAAGCCACTGGGCGGCGTGGGCCCGACCGATGTGCCCGGCGCGCGCCTCGAGGCCCTGGGCTGCGAAGCCTGGACCCGGGTGCCGGCCAGCCTGGAAATGCCGGTGGAGGTGGTGTTCGAGGACGAGACGCGGCGCGATGAGATGCACCGTAAACCCTTCGGCGTGATCGCGGCCATCGCGCCGTGGAACTGGCCACTGCTGATCGCCATGTTTCAGATCGCGGCGCCGCTGCGCGCAGGCAACACGGTGGTCATCAAGCCCTCGGAATATGCCAGCATCGGCACGCTCGAGATGGTGCGATTGATCAACGAGGTGCTGCCGCCGGGCGTACTCAACACGGTCACCGGCACCGGCGAGGTGGGTGGCTGGCTGGTCGAAAACACGGATATCGACAAGATCATGTTCACCGGCTCGGAGACCACGGGCGCGAAGGTCGCAGCGGTGGCGGCGCGCAACCTCACGCCCACCACAATGGAACTGGGCGGCAACGACGCGGCGATCGTGCTCGCCGATGCCGACCCCGATGCCATCGCCATGGACCTTTTCTGGGGCGCCTTCATCAACATGGGCCAGAGCTGCACCGCCGCCAAGCGGCTGTACGTGCCCGATGCGCTGCACGATGCGCTGGTGGCCAAGCTCAAGGCCATCGCCGAGATGATGCCGATGGGCGATGGCGCCCAGCCCGGCATCGCGATGGGCCCGATCCAGAACCGCATGCAGTTCGACAAGGTGCGCAAGCTGGTGGATGAGGCGCGCGCCGGCGGCGCGACCATTGTTTGCGGCGGCGAGCCGGGTGCCGGCAACTTCTATCCAATCACGCTGGTCACCGACATTGCCGAGGGTGCCAGCCTGGTCGACCAGGAGCAGTTCGGGCCAGTGCTGCCGGTGATCCGTTATCACGACCTCGAGGACGCGATCGCCCAGGCGAACCGCGTCGAGGTGGGCTTGAGCGCTTCGGTGTGGAGCCCCGACATCGAGAAAGCGCGAGCGGTTGCCTCGCGCCTCGAGGCCGGCTCTGTTTATATCAACCACCACGGCGTGATCCATCCAATGGTGCCGTTCGGAGGCGTCAAGAAGTCGGGCTGGGGCGTGCAGTTCGGCGCCGAAGGCTTGAAGGCGGTGACGCAGCCGCAGATCATCAGCCTCAAAAAGAAGGCGCAATGAAGAGGCTGAAAGGAATGCTCAAGGGGTGAGGCGGGCCCGCACCATGGCGATCCGATCCGT is a genomic window of Variovorax sp. V213 containing:
- a CDS encoding aldehyde dehydrogenase family protein — translated: MNLQTYPNIVDNRPVTSERSFESKNPATGEAIGLVPHSTKEQVAQAVSAARKAQPAWAARPEAERGALVMKVADVLRDNAELLAGWVTREQGKPLGGVGPTDVPGARLEALGCEAWTRVPASLEMPVEVVFEDETRRDEMHRKPFGVIAAIAPWNWPLLIAMFQIAAPLRAGNTVVIKPSEYASIGTLEMVRLINEVLPPGVLNTVTGTGEVGGWLVENTDIDKIMFTGSETTGAKVAAVAARNLTPTTMELGGNDAAIVLADADPDAIAMDLFWGAFINMGQSCTAAKRLYVPDALHDALVAKLKAIAEMMPMGDGAQPGIAMGPIQNRMQFDKVRKLVDEARAGGATIVCGGEPGAGNFYPITLVTDIAEGASLVDQEQFGPVLPVIRYHDLEDAIAQANRVEVGLSASVWSPDIEKARAVASRLEAGSVYINHHGVIHPMVPFGGVKKSGWGVQFGAEGLKAVTQPQIISLKKKAQ
- a CDS encoding LuxR C-terminal-related transcriptional regulator yields the protein MNDENLMSAQRRLRLSLLDTPGAIHWRPARDLAAHLLLHLDAPNDCLSIAADWLREAFDADRVDCGFGHPDDAWFRPQAEALRRDRDVPSVVGIEMNVADWGLQALWYARGVTVLRDFELERLLSQRNRAELLRMGTRVKMAAPIMDHTGPLALMCVDWLDLCEPARDERRARFEEVATVVLGPVMSTSLRIEGTTRRGTRPTQDEEVPMLLETLTPAERTVARLAVNGLSYKEIARQLDRSFSTVDHQLRSARSKLGVSSTARLVNLVSGQRRH